In Neoarius graeffei isolate fNeoGra1 chromosome 17, fNeoGra1.pri, whole genome shotgun sequence, a single window of DNA contains:
- the LOC132901499 gene encoding intraflagellar transport protein 20 homolog produces MAQDPLADAGLHFDELNKLRVLDPDVSQKTTELKEECQDFVDKVGQFQKTVGGLVEMVDELAKEAEKEKMKARILI; encoded by the exons ATGGCTCAAGATCCACTAGCAGACGCTGGACTTCACTTCGATGAACTCAACAAGTTACGAGTCCTCGATCCAGATGTCTCCCAGAAAACCACCGAGCTCAAAGAGGAATGCCAAGACTTTGTTGACA AAGTTGGGCAGTTTCAGAAGACAGTAGGTGGACTCGTTGAAATGGTGGATGAACTGGCCAAGgaagcagaaaaagaaaaaatgaagGCACGTATATTAATTTAA
- the tmem97 gene encoding sigma intracellular receptor 2 — translation MFLSPFIKREKMLLRILEIVFFLYFVSHIPVTLFIDLQALLPEQVYPPALKNILHWYAAEFRDPMVLEPPVWFKSFIFCEAVVQLPFFPIAAYAFLKGNCRWIRTPAIIYSVHVATTLIPILGHIFLHNFPAAPLPGPQTSKERWTLVCVYAPYLLIPIILLLTMLFSSTYNSDSPSAKTKKLK, via the exons ATGTTTCTATCACCCTTTATAAAAAGGGAAAAAATGCTTCTTCGTATTTTAgaaattgtattttttttgtattttgtgtcaCACATCCCTGTCACTCTCTTCATTGATCTCCAGGCACTACTACCAGAACAAGTGTATCCTCCAGCA CTTAAAAACATCCTACACTGGTATGCAGCTGAATTCAGAGATCCCATGGTGCTGGAGCCACCTGTCTGGTTTAAATCCTTTATATTTTGTGAAGCCGTTGTTCagttgcctttctttcccattgcAGCTTATGCCTTTCTAAAAG GTAACTGCAGATGGATCAGGACTCCAGCAATCATCTACTCCGTGCATGTGGCCACCACTTTAATCCCCATTCTAGGTCACATCTTCCTCCATAACTTCCCAGCCGCACCTCTTCCTGGTCCGCAAACATCTAAGGAGCGATGGACACTAGTGTGTGTTTATGCTCCATACCTTCTCATTCCCATCATACTGCTCCTCACTATGCTCTTCAGCTCCACATATAATTCTGACTCTCCAAGTGCTAAAACCAAGaagctgaaataa
- the LOC132901505 gene encoding intraflagellar transport protein 20 homolog: MAQDPLADAGLHFDELNKLRVLDPDVSQKTTELKEECQDFVDKVGQFQKTVGGLVEMVDELAKEAEKEKMKAIGARNLLKSVVKQREAQQQQLQALIAEKRIQLERYRIEYEALSKVEAEQNEFIDQFMLQK; the protein is encoded by the exons ATGGCTCAAGATCCACTAGCAGACGCTGGACTTCACTTCGATGAACTCAACAAGTTACGAGTCCTCGATCCAGATGTCTCCCAGAAAACCACCGAGCTCAAAGAGGAATGCCAAGACTTTGTTGACA AAGTTGGGCAGTTTCAGAAGACAGTAGGTGGACTCGTTGAAATGGTGGATGAACTGGCCAAGgaagcagaaaaagaaaaaatgaag gcaaTAGGTGCTAGAAATCTGCTGAAATCAGTTGTGAAACAACGAGAGGCTCAGCAGCAACAGCTCCAGGCTCTAATTGCAGAGAAGAGGATACAGCTGGAAAG GTACAGAATTGAATACGAAGCTCTTTCCAAAGTCGAAGCGGAGCAGAATGAGTTCATTGACCAGTTTATGCTGCAGAAATGA
- the rad1 gene encoding cell cycle checkpoint protein RAD1 isoform X2 has translation MPLLTQSGQEEYVLVASLDNVRNLSNILKAISFKDQAIFNATQNGLKVTVEESKCLQANAFIQAEIFQEFTLKEDVVGFQVNLTVLLDCLTIFGGSTVPGVSTALRMCYNGYGYPLTLFLEEGGVVTICKINTQEPEEPLDFDFCSTNVTNKVILQSDSLKEAFSELDMTSEILQLTMSPSHPYFRLSTFGNSGNAHYDYPKDSDMMELFQCTKTQTNSSSTISTSPPTVF, from the exons ATGCCTCTGCTAACCCAGTCAGGACAGGAGGAGTATGTTCTGGTCGCCAGTCTGGATAATGTAAGGAACCTTTCCAACATCCTCAAAGCAATATCCTTCAAAGACCAGGCAATATTTAATGCAACACAAAATGGACTCAAAGTTACTGTCGAGGAGTCCAAGTGTCTTCAAGCTAATGCCTTCATTCAG GCGGAGATATTTCAAGAATTCACCCTCAAGGAGGATGTAGTTGGGTTTCAGGTGAACCTCACAGTGCTGCTTGATTGCCTCACCATCTTTGGGGGAAGCACAGTGCCAG GAGTGAGCACAGCTCTGAGAATGTGCTACAATGGCTATGGCTACCCGTTAACCCTGTTCCTGGAGGAGGGAGGAGTGGTAACCATTTGCAAGATTAACACCCAGGAGCCAGAGGAGCCTTTAGATTTTGATTTCTGCAGCACCAATGTCACCAACAAGGTGATCCTTCAGTCAGACAGCCTGAAAGAGGCATTTTCAGAGCTGGACATGACCAGTGAAATCCTGCAGCTAACAATGTCACCAAGTCATCCCTATTTCAG GCTGTCTACATTCGGAAATTCAGGAAACGCCCATTATGACTATCCCAAAGACTCGGACATGATGGAGCTCTTCCAGTGCACTAAGACACAGACCAACAG TTCATCCACCATTTCAACGAGTCCACCTACTGTCTTCTGA